Part of the Nothobranchius furzeri strain GRZ-AD chromosome 2, NfurGRZ-RIMD1, whole genome shotgun sequence genome, CCAGTCTGTCTCTAATCATTTCACTGTGCAACGTCCCATAACCACAGTGTTCCGCTAGGGCATACAGTGATGTAATAAAGCAGTCTGCTGTCTCTCCCAGTTCTTGTTGTCTTTGGTTAAACTTAGCGCGTTCAAAAATAACGTTTCTTCTCACCACAAAATGTTCCTCCAGCTTGGCAACCGTCATGTCATAGTTGTTCGCCTCCTCTACTGTCATGTTTAATGATGTGAGCACATCCTCGGCTTCTTCCCCCATCATGTAGATTGTTACGTGCTAAAGCTAGCTTGTGTAACTAAATAATTATTAGCTCCCTTTCGCTTCGCACTCCAAGCTCTTCCCTTGAAGACTAACAACGCGAGTACCTCCGGTCAGCAAGAACAAAGCCTCTCGCTAGTCCGTCcgacttctgacaccatgtcttATCTCTCGTGGGTGCTCAATAGTCCTGAAGAAAGGAGACAACGCTGCTCGTGTAACTTGTGCtggaagtagggctgggcgatatggcaaaaatagaatatcacgatttttccaatattttatcacgatttcgattttatcacgatttttttatccatgaatagcataacttcaattgcaaaGCCAAGGGCTTTGGCTTTGTGATGTGGAGGAGGTAGAGGGCACTGGGTGCTCTGATTCAGGAGTCAGCAGAGACTCCAGCTCAGCCACAGCTCTGCTCAGCCTCTGCTCTTTCTCTGTGGTGTTAATGTACTGGGTTTTAAATCTGGGATCGACAAGAGATGCCATGTCTAACAGAGCATCAGTGACAGGATCCTGGTACTTTTCTGTGAGGTAGTTGTCTATGGATGTTTTTATCTGTGCTGTCAGCTCTGTGTCATCGTCCTCTGGTTTCAGAAGATTGTTATGTAGCAGATGCAGGACAGGCTTCACATAGGAAACACTGACGTAATCCTCCCCAGAAAGTGCATCAGTGAAGTCTCGGAGTGGTCCTAGGGCTTTCTTAATTGAGTCCATGACATCAAGGTCTTGCCAGGTGGGAGCcacatgttttgttttcttgtcggACTTGAGGACATGAGAGATGGCCTTTTCCTGCTGAAGTATTCTCTCAATCATTGCTAATCTGGAACCCCATCAAGTTGGTGATTCTGTTTTCAGCTTCTGCTGGGTTAGATTCATGCTTGCTTGGGCATCCGTGAGAGCTCGTTTCTTTTTCCAACTAAGGGAAAACGTGCTGACCACTTTCTTTCAAACTGAGGTTGCTCTTTCAATCCGGGGATCTCTGGAACCATTTTCTGaaacaaataatttaaaaaaataaacgtgTTCAGGCAACTATTTGAAAACAGTTTATAACACAAATGTTGAgtttatttttacacatttacactttaaaattgtaaaaaaaaaatattgtAAATAATGATGATTATTTAAAACTGATTATTTACTAATAAACCCACCTATTGCGAGATGTAATCTGTGGCCAAAGCATGGCAGTCGTGTCCAGCCATTCAGGTCCAGGGCCTTCACCATGTTAgatccactgtctgttgtcatgcaGGTCATGTTTTCCTCTATAAGGCCCCACGTTTCAAGAGCCTCTCTCAGACCCGCTGCGATGTGCTCTCCTGTGTGGTCTTCTGGAATGTAGGTTGTTTGCAGTGTtgcactatgtagctcccagttgctcatgtagtggatagttaagctcaaatacggctctgatgtgcggctggaccagagatcgcttgtggtagcaaaaaactgcacattctgaatattttctgcaactctctctttgcattcagcgtacatgcgtggaatggctgtgttcgaaaaatacttgcggctgggcaactcgtagcgcggataatgttttaatcattttcttaaatcccactccttctactgttcgcacgggacacaaatcttttaccaaatggtacgtcactgcatctgtcacgctgttccatcgtctgctgtctctgtcgtagggagtgagttttgtcagtgtttctgttagcgtttgctgcctggaagaagcgctAGCCGCTGCCGCTGTAgctgcaggctttttagctttagctgccagctggctctcattgtattgtttgggatgccttcttttcaagtgattaaataagtttgtggtgttgccatcacttgccttgacgctctccttgcaaactttgcaaatgacgtttcgctgctctttgtcatctggtgaaaaaccaaaccagttccatataatggacgaggcgtttctcttcggaacgaaaacctcgttgtcgctctcagccgcggccgatgccatgtttgttcacacacaggtgaaaacaagcggggcactaatatattaccatgactcactctgattggttaaggtcaaacaaaggcgtgtcattcgcctgaaggtaagttcacttttcattcagaggcagaaattcaacagcagagctgtgaatcgtctctcaaaaatgacagaccatcagatgtgtagatcgtaaaacggtctaaaatcgtcatatcgcccagcactAGCTGGAagccattttatttttttctccccgCCAACCTCTCAACCCccaagagcaggggtgtcaaactcaaactcacacggggccgaaatgaaactctgggacggagtcgagggccaaacttaatattttttgaaaaagtgacggcaaatttgcacattgtctttatcaacataaatgcaattttgaacctttaaatttggaaacaaacttatttctgcattaacactgaatgtggaataaccaaattacacacaagcaatcagtcttaaataaaacacatcagtggtattcattacttgtggtataatcagcatttttaaaatctattcaggatttatgttttcttgtttattcatttttcttatttttttattctccttcttttctcctgtaatacgtgtcatcgctgctgtgacgtctagctttccccactgaggaacaataaagggattttctattctattcatctatctgcagcctttccacttcccgtttactgtaggttaaatcttttctcacgggccaacaacaaaataaaaatataattttatcttaaatgaaaatacaacatctcacctgttaactagtttgagacagcggagctgcagacaccggcagcaggcgctggaaaaaacacaaaggagggggcgcgtcggctccgcgctaacgtcGCAAAGcagcatgggagttgtagtctttgcggtaaaatcggccagcgggccatcttttaatatatttttgatatttacctcgcgggccacataaaaatgctccgcgggccgcatctggcccgcgggccttgtgtctgacatatgtgccctAGAGGGTGCTCTCGACTAGCATGTTATTACAGCCACCACCATAACAgcacaaccatacacacacacacttatatatgtatatgtaaatgtatgtttttatggtgggctggtttgattaatatgtgtgataggctgggcgatcaactggttgagacaccaaccagtcctgctacatctacatacaaacagtccaaaGAACTGAGTGTGAGCGTAGCCTGTGTGTGGCCCTCCACATTTGGCCCCTTGAACACCCAGATGGTCTGTTACGCATAAGTTTCTGGTTCTGATCAAGCGGCCAAGCAGTCAAcaatatttacatacaaacagtcccAAGTCAATGTGGTCCCAAGAACTGGGTGTGAGGGtggcctctttgtggccccctataacatgatgaacacaggctttcaAAACTCTGGACATCACCTGTGATTTAGATTCATCATATAtttcccccagtttcagctgagtgtctcatttaGTAATAAAACGTGATTGTGAACCCtctctcaagtcaagtttattatatagcccatttcatacacaaaacagtagcccaatgtgcttcacgtagttaaaacaatcacaaatgaaatgaaatagttaaaatgtcacatcatattgggtaaaataaaatcaaagagtaCTGACACAGAACATagtacacaaaaataaaagcatattaagTAAAATTATTGGTAGCGCTTTCTTTACAGTCCTCTAATTACTTAGTACTTATATGGTAATTACATAAAGTgcattattgtttctgagttcttaaacggttattaccatgtaactcaggttcaattctagtttttatttttttaatcattcccactatatactgctttacacaataactaTACTTTTATACAATTactcactttaattacacaataatacactttaacttactatgtaattataatgtaagtacttagtaattaagggactgtaaaaggaagcattaccaaattatttactttaaaatatagaacaaagataaaacagcatagaATAGGTACACACACAAAATACATATAGAATAAATTTAACACGGTACAGATGAAGACCTAGTAGAGCACAGAAGCAAGGATAAGTTAATGGAAGACATCATGAAAAAGTTTAGTTTTTTATCTGGATTTAATAATGGAAATGGTGGGAGAGGTCTTTATGTCTATTGGAAGACAGTTCCAGAGACGCTACGTTTCAAACATCTCTGCTATATActaaggttgtcacggtaaccggtgtagcggtaaaccccggtaaaaaagttgacaataataataaccgtcttgttttttttaaaaacattatctcggtggattaccgtggctgcagtgtaggcg contains:
- the LOC139066185 gene encoding E3 SUMO-protein ligase ZBED1-like, with the protein product MASAAAESDNEVFVPKRNASSIIWNWFGFSPDDKEQRNVICKVCKESVKASDGNTTNLFNHLKRRHPKQYNESQLAAKAKKPAATAAAASASSRQQTLTETLTKLTPYDRDSRRWNSVTDAVTYHLVKDLCPVRTVEGVGFKKMIKTLSALRVAQPQVFFEHSHSTHVR